A portion of the Carcharodon carcharias isolate sCarCar2 chromosome 18, sCarCar2.pri, whole genome shotgun sequence genome contains these proteins:
- the nyx gene encoding nyctalopin produces FSVVFLATLPVSAPWACARLCPPACTCTQERSCAVLCDRAGLPQVLQEFPCEASAINLDKNSIKFLAEKAFGTLPALRTLSLNYNNISFITPGAFKGLPHLTELKLAHNEYIRYLHTRTFTGLKRLLKLDLSNCNLFNIPDRIFIAVNSLQELAMWQNNFRRIPGAVRGTESLTRLYLERNRIEAVAYNSLQGLGNLKYLNLQDNKIAVIHDKGFKDCVKLEYLYLNDNLLSNLPEFAFKELRCLKMLNLGGNTLVNVSSTWFSELGELEVLYLDRNTISYIEEGAFENLTSLISLHLNSNNLTSLPLSVFQPVYFIGRLYVFRNPWECDCKMEWLKEWMENYKLVRDIPCASPSSVAGMDLSKVLFTKSAEGICLDPVEQNETVYTPTPTEWLRSTTENRFSSLISKLLFPKMYEDTENTTEMFRNVSDQGGINEEVSAAVNVEIHPNNTHNHIVFTVIILLLYYI; encoded by the coding sequence TTCTCAGTGGTTTTCCTTGCgactctgcctgtctctgcccCTTGGGCTTGTGCTCGTTTATGTCCTCCCGCGTGTACCTGCACTCAGGAACGGAGCTGTGCGGTTCTCTGCGATCGAGCCGGACTGCCCCAAGTCCTCCAAGAATTCCCATGTGAGGCATCCGCTATCAACTTGGATAAAAATAGTATCAAATTTTTGGCAGAGAAGGCCTTTGGTACTCTTCCAGCCCTCCGAACTTTATCCTTAAACTACAATAACATCTCCTTCATCACCCCAGGCGCTTTTAAAGGGCTGCCCCATCTTACTGAATTGAAATTGGCACACAACGAGTACATTAGATACCTGCACACCAGAACATTCACTGGCCTCAAACGCCTACTGAAACTCGATTTGTCTAATTGCAACCTATTTAATATCCCAGACCGGATCTTTATTGCAGTCAATTCGCTGCAAGAGTTAGCAATGTGGCAGAATAACTTCAGGAGAATACCTGGAGCAGTGAGGGGGACGGAGAGTCTAACCCGTTTGTACTTGGAGCGGAACAGGATTGAAGCAGTGGCATACAATTCTCTGCAAGGACTAGGCAACCTGAAATATTTAAATCTTCAAGACAACAAAATTGCGGTAATCCACGACAAAGGGTTTAAAGACTGCGTGAAATTGGAGTATCTCTATCTTAACGATAATCTCCTGAGCAATCTTCCCGAGTTCGCTTTCAAAGAACTCAGATGTCTGAAGATGTTAAACCTGGGAGGCAACACTTTGGTGAACGTGTCCAGTACTTGGTTTAGTGAGTTAGGTGAGCTGGAAGTTCTCTACCTAGACCGAAACACCATCAGTTACATCGAAGAAGGGGCTTTTGAAAATCTGACCAGTTTGATCTCCTTGCATCTGAATAGCAATAACCTGACTTCACTGCCGCTTTCAGTTTTTCAGCCGGTGTACTTCATAGGCAGGCTCTATGTCTTCAGGAATCCTTGGGAGTGTGATTGTAAGATGGAGTGGTTGAAGGAATGGATGGAGAACTACAAACTGGTTAGGGACATCCCGTGCGCCTCCCCATCTTCAGTCGCCGGTATGGACCTGAGTAAAGTCCTCTTCACCAAATCTGCAGAGGGTATTTGCCTGGATCCGGTGGAACAGAACGAGACAGTTTACACCCCAACCCCGACAGAATGGCTCAGATCCACCACCGAGAATAGGTTCAGTAGTCTCATCTCTAAATTGCTTTTTCCAAAAATGTACGAGGATACCGAGAACACCACCGAAATGTTTAGGAATGTGTCCGACCAGGGCGGAATCAATGAGGAGGTGTCTGCAGCAGTTAATGTCGAAATTCATCCTAATAATACACATAATCATATTGTCTTTACAGTCATTATACTTTTACTTTATTATATATGA